Proteins encoded within one genomic window of Diorhabda sublineata isolate icDioSubl1.1 chromosome 1, icDioSubl1.1, whole genome shotgun sequence:
- the LOC130440587 gene encoding protein FAM151B isoform X1 has product MSNADINRFFPQIKGDLSNVIWAHAVNSQAYLQNTLQNDEVMMIEADVVYGYLTDSPNKMAVMAHSIDDTSDLSLNMFLQEIDNFNDKSDILIGKGKGLKLDFKSLDAVEASLDSILKYNKGKYPFWLNADILPGPNYDKNEFIKVNPVDAEGFLSAVKKFQYSILSLGWTTKLSNANQNYSQKYIKEMLEVIEKNKVSNELTFAVRAGLVANSLPEMKELLLNDNSTLTIWSSQDDYPGKVDVENLRKVISDIGVSKIFIDVPHNLREALHLK; this is encoded by the exons ATGTCTAATGCAGATATCAATAGattttttcctcaaataaaGGGCGATCTTAGTAATGTTATTTGGGCACATGCAGTTAATAGCCAAGCATATCTTCAAAACACCCTTCAGAACG ATGAAGTAATGATGATAGAAGCTGATGTGGTTTATGGTTATTTGACTGATTCTCCAAATAAAATGGCTGTAATGGCACATTCGATAGATGATACATCAGATTTAtctttaaatatgtttttacaagaaatagataattttaatgataaatctGATATATTGATTGGAAAAGGAAAGGGATTAAAACTTGATTTCAAAAGTTTAGATGCAGTAGAAGCATCTTTGGAttccattttaaaatataataag GGAAAGTATCCATTTTGGTTGAATGCGGACATATTGCCCGGCCCTAATTAtgacaaaaatgaatttataaaagttaATCCTGTAGATGCTGAAGGATTCTTATCTGCTGTAAAAAAATTCCAGTATTCTATTTTATCTCTTGGATGGACGACAAAACTAAGCAATGCAAATCAGAATTATtcacagaaatatataaaagaaatgctAGAAGTAATCGAAAAGAATAAG gTAAGCAACGAATTAACTTTCGCTGTTCGAGCTGGTCTAGTGGCCAATAGTTTACCGGAAATGAAAGAATTGTTGCTAAATGACAATTCCACTTTGACGATTTGGTCATCTCAGGACGATTATCCAGGAAAAGTTGATGTAGAGAATTTGAGGAAAGTTATTTCGGATATTGGTgtatcgaaaatttttatagacGTACCGCATAATTTAAGAGAGgcattacatttaaaataa
- the LOC130440587 gene encoding protein FAM151B isoform X2 translates to MMIEADVVYGYLTDSPNKMAVMAHSIDDTSDLSLNMFLQEIDNFNDKSDILIGKGKGLKLDFKSLDAVEASLDSILKYNKGKYPFWLNADILPGPNYDKNEFIKVNPVDAEGFLSAVKKFQYSILSLGWTTKLSNANQNYSQKYIKEMLEVIEKNKVSNELTFAVRAGLVANSLPEMKELLLNDNSTLTIWSSQDDYPGKVDVENLRKVISDIGVSKIFIDVPHNLREALHLK, encoded by the exons ATGATGATAGAAGCTGATGTGGTTTATGGTTATTTGACTGATTCTCCAAATAAAATGGCTGTAATGGCACATTCGATAGATGATACATCAGATTTAtctttaaatatgtttttacaagaaatagataattttaatgataaatctGATATATTGATTGGAAAAGGAAAGGGATTAAAACTTGATTTCAAAAGTTTAGATGCAGTAGAAGCATCTTTGGAttccattttaaaatataataag GGAAAGTATCCATTTTGGTTGAATGCGGACATATTGCCCGGCCCTAATTAtgacaaaaatgaatttataaaagttaATCCTGTAGATGCTGAAGGATTCTTATCTGCTGTAAAAAAATTCCAGTATTCTATTTTATCTCTTGGATGGACGACAAAACTAAGCAATGCAAATCAGAATTATtcacagaaatatataaaagaaatgctAGAAGTAATCGAAAAGAATAAG gTAAGCAACGAATTAACTTTCGCTGTTCGAGCTGGTCTAGTGGCCAATAGTTTACCGGAAATGAAAGAATTGTTGCTAAATGACAATTCCACTTTGACGATTTGGTCATCTCAGGACGATTATCCAGGAAAAGTTGATGTAGAGAATTTGAGGAAAGTTATTTCGGATATTGGTgtatcgaaaatttttatagacGTACCGCATAATTTAAGAGAGgcattacatttaaaataa